One genomic window of Branchiostoma floridae strain S238N-H82 chromosome 4, Bfl_VNyyK, whole genome shotgun sequence includes the following:
- the LOC118413116 gene encoding leucine-rich repeat and immunoglobulin-like domain-containing nogo receptor-interacting protein 2: MGRRLKHMLIFLLIILKEFHMPEASCSCSPSSCSCESLGLTSVPQNLSTSITSLILGYNQITTLGQSDFSRYTNLINLYLNNNDISGIEAVTFRTTPQLQRLYLNGNNLTSIPQGVFNNLTQIQRLYLSSNLITHIQPGAFSNLPQLKQLHLQHNKLTSIPTVQYQFPELAYLYLYNNNITDIPANAFSNQPKLSYLYLHSNRISTVSSTAFRGLVNLSTLDLHNNELTELPVYLFFGLSSLNNLKLQNNAILQIFPNTFTGLSSLTYLYLFGNNIETFPIEALLKISSNTQLYLQNNQMTTLSFTAYDKLSSVRTVYINNNPWQCDCRMVAFRLKMNGSHSFENQITCTDPQKSGQLLKDINPEDLTCEEPKIVRFEMGDENLVVEGGTLRLVCEASGIPTPDITVTLPSGLNVTDESGGRVTVDVNGTITVTDVTAADAGLYICIAASPVGSMFETLSVDVQPKVPPTVTMAPLNITDNPESTSNHGSAPSFSLPVLLGSVIGAVAGTVLIVGIILMIWCKRRTQHPPPSGPDTSVVFSNTDTTVTVATSGHDQTGQGQSQNVRHPQNAQRPTVPQLPIYEDVDQIPSNQRHAAGPTSASPGGAGPRGAGPRGAGPRGANPRGESPSRGASPGGVGPRGASPRDTSPRGASPRGAGPTGESPRGAGPRQLAKKMPPNRNKAPNVEHPPPPPPHTGAAAAVYANEPDAPDNLHLYQPLTKTY; this comes from the coding sequence ATGGGAAGGAGGCTGAAACACATGctgattttccttctcatcatcctaaAGGAGTTTCACATGCCAGAAGCTTCCTGCAGCTGTTCACCATCATCCTGCAGCTGCGAGAGTCTGGGCCTTACCAGTGTCCCTCAGAACCTATCAACATCCATCACTTCCCTGATCTTAGGGTATAATCAAATAACCACTTTAGGTCAGTCAGACTTCTCAAGGTATACCAACTTGATAAATCTATACCTGAATAACAATGACATCAGTGGCATTGAGGCAGTGACCTTCCGTACCACTCCACAATTACAACGTCTTTACCTAAATGGAAACAACCTCACATCAATTCCACAAGGTGTGTTCAATAATCTGACTCAAATCCAGAGATTGTACTTATCTTCAAACCTGATAACACACattcagcctggtgcatttTCAAACTTGCCACAACTCAAGCAACTTCACCTGCAACACAACAAATTAACCAGTATTCCAACTGTACAGTATCAGTTTCCAGAATTAGCctatctgtacctgtacaacaATAACATCACAGACATTCCTGCCAATGCATTTTCCAATCAGCCTAAACTGTCTTACCTCTATCTACACTCAAACAGAATCTCAACTGTTTCATCAACTGCTTTCAGAGGACTTGTGAACCTCAGCACACTCGATCTCCACAACAATGAGCTGACTGAGCTTCCTGTCTATCTGTTCTTTGGCCTGTCTAGTCTTAACAATCTAAAGCTACAAAACAATGCCATCTTGCAGATCTTCCCAAACACATTCACAGGGTTATCAAGCCTTACATATTTGTACTTGTTTGGCAACAACATAGAAACATTCCCGATTGAGGCATTGCTAAAGATTTCCTCAAATACTCAGCTCTACCTGCAGAACAACCAGATGACAACACTTTCCTTCACAGCCTATGACAAGCTGTCATCGGTCCGTACTGTGTACATtaacaacaacccctggcagtgtgactgtaggatggttgCTTTCAGACTGAAAATGAATGGGTCTCATTCTTTTGAAAACCAGATCACTTGTACTGATCCACAAAAATCTGGCCAACTGCTGAAAGATATCAATCCTGAGGATCTGACTTGTGAAGAGCCAAAGATCGTCAGGTTTGAGATGGGTGACGAGAACTTAGTGGTAGAGGGGGGGACACTCCGTTTGGTatgtgaagcttcaggaatccccacaccagacatcacagtcactctcccatctggactgaatgTAACTGATGAGTCaggtgggagggtgactgtggatGTGAATGGTACCATCACTGTAACAgatgttactgcagcagatgctggtctgtataTCTGCATTGCAGCAAGTCCTGTTGGTTCAATGTTTGAAACACTGTCTGTTGATGTCCAACCAAAAGTTCCCCCTACTGTAACAATGGCACCACTCAATATCACTGACAATCCAGAAAGCACCAGTAACCATGGATCTGCTCCCAGTTTCTCCCTACCTGTTCTCCTTGGTTCTGTTATTGGTGCAGTAGCTGGTACTGTCCTCATTGTTGGAATCATTCTCATGatctggtgcaagaggaggaccCAGCATCCTCCTCCATCAGGCCCCGACACAAGTGTTGTTTTCAGTAACACAGACACCACAGTTACTGTAGCAACCAGTGGTCACGATCAGACAGGACAGGGTCAGTCCCAGAATGTCAGACACCCACAAAATGCTCAGAGGCCAACTGTCCCACAGCTGCCTATTTACGAAGATGTGGATCAGATACCAAGCAACCAAAGACATGCTGCAGGTCCTACAAGTGCAAGTCCTGGGGGTGCAGGTCCTAGAGGTGCAGGCCCTAGAGGTGCAGGTCCTAGAGGTGCAAATCCTAGAGGTGAAAGTCCTAGTAGAGGTGCAAGTCCTGGAGGTGTAGGTCCTAGAGGTGCAAGTCCTAGAGACACAAGTCCTAGAGGTGCAAGTCCTAGAGGTGCAGGTCCCACAGGTGAAAGTCCTAGAGGTGCAGGTCCAAGGCAGCTGGCTAAGAAGATGCCACCCAACAGAAACAAAGCTCCTAATGTTGAGCACCCCccacctccccctccccatacaGGTGCTGCTGCAGCTGTGTATGCAAATGAACCTGATGCACCTGACAACCTACACCTTTACCAACCTCTAACAAAGACATACTAA